The following proteins come from a genomic window of Microbacterium sp. JZ31:
- the rpsR gene encoding 30S ribosomal protein S18, translating into MAGKSSGDRRKPRKGAKNAAPAKSIRVGVIDYKDVATLRKFISERGKIRARRITGVSVQEQRLIAKAIKNAREMALLPYAGAGR; encoded by the coding sequence ATGGCTGGAAAGTCGAGCGGCGACCGCCGCAAGCCGCGGAAGGGCGCGAAGAACGCCGCTCCCGCGAAGTCGATCCGGGTCGGCGTCATTGACTACAAGGACGTCGCGACCCTTCGCAAGTTCATCTCGGAGCGCGGCAAGATCCGTGCCCGTCGTATCACCGGTGTCTCGGTGCAGGAGCAGCGTCTTATCGCCAAGGCGATCAAGAACGCGCGCGAGATGGCGCTCCTGCCCTACGCCGGCGCCGGCCGCTAA
- a CDS encoding single-stranded DNA-binding protein encodes MAGETVITVVGNLTADPELRYTQNGLPVANFTIASTPRNFDRASGEWKDGEALFLRASVWRDFAEHVAGSLTKGMRVIAQGRLRQRSYEDREGQKRTTIELEIDEIGPSLRYATAQVTRAAGGQGGGGQGQFGGGGQPRQQVSEEPWSTPGSQTGADAWSTPGSFGDDTPF; translated from the coding sequence ATGGCCGGCGAGACCGTCATCACCGTCGTGGGCAACCTCACGGCTGACCCCGAGCTGCGTTACACGCAGAACGGCCTGCCCGTGGCGAACTTCACGATCGCCTCGACGCCGCGCAACTTCGATCGCGCGTCGGGCGAGTGGAAGGACGGCGAGGCTCTCTTCCTGCGGGCCAGCGTGTGGCGCGATTTCGCCGAGCACGTCGCGGGTTCGCTGACGAAGGGCATGCGCGTGATCGCGCAGGGTCGCCTCCGCCAGCGCTCCTACGAGGACCGCGAGGGCCAGAAGCGCACCACGATCGAGCTCGAGATCGACGAGATCGGGCCGTCGCTGCGCTACGCCACCGCACAGGTCACCCGCGCCGCGGGCGGCCAGGGCGGCGGCGGTCAGGGCCAGTTCGGCGGCGGCGGACAGCCGCGCCAGCAGGTCTCGGAGGAGCCGTGGTCGACCCCCGGGTCGCAGACGGGCGCCGACGCATGGAGCACCCCGGGGTCGTTCGGAGACGACACCCCGTTCTAA
- a CDS encoding ABC transporter ATP-binding protein yields MADTPGIVARGLRRSFGDVHAVSDATFEAPAGRVTALVGPNGSGKTTLLLMLASLLRPDAGSVRIAGSDPVEGTADVRARIGWMPDALGAWPSLTARETLIVTGRLYHLPRERAAARAAELLGLVGLVDLADRPARVLSRGQKQRLGLARALVHDPAVLLLDEPASGLDPQARIELRVLLRGLAADGRTILVSSHVLSELEEIADGAVYMVKGATVADDQVARAGSGTREWRIRFLPGRDPAASGEFVTALVGVGVDVSTVRRDRSDLVVPFASDEIAAACLASLVAAGLPVVEFAPVTGRLEQTFLGLGTPEERAS; encoded by the coding sequence GTGGCAGACACCCCCGGCATCGTCGCCCGCGGCCTCCGGCGCTCCTTCGGCGACGTGCACGCGGTGTCCGACGCGACGTTCGAGGCGCCGGCCGGCAGGGTCACGGCGCTCGTGGGGCCCAACGGCTCCGGCAAGACCACCCTGCTGCTGATGCTCGCTTCGCTGCTGCGCCCGGACGCGGGATCCGTGCGGATCGCGGGATCCGACCCGGTCGAGGGGACCGCGGACGTGCGGGCGCGCATCGGCTGGATGCCCGACGCGCTCGGCGCGTGGCCGTCCCTCACCGCTCGCGAGACGCTTATCGTCACCGGACGGCTGTACCACCTGCCGCGCGAGCGCGCGGCAGCCAGGGCAGCGGAGCTGCTCGGGCTCGTGGGTCTGGTCGACCTGGCCGACCGCCCGGCGCGCGTGCTCTCTCGTGGCCAGAAGCAGCGTCTGGGCCTGGCACGCGCACTGGTGCACGACCCCGCCGTGCTCCTGCTGGACGAGCCCGCGTCCGGGCTGGATCCCCAGGCGCGCATCGAACTGCGCGTGCTGCTGCGGGGACTTGCGGCGGACGGGCGCACGATCCTGGTCTCGAGCCACGTGCTCTCCGAGCTCGAGGAGATCGCGGACGGCGCGGTGTACATGGTCAAGGGCGCGACGGTGGCGGACGACCAGGTCGCGCGGGCCGGATCGGGCACGCGCGAGTGGCGCATCCGCTTCCTGCCCGGCCGGGATCCGGCGGCGTCGGGGGAGTTCGTCACCGCGCTCGTCGGCGTGGGCGTCGACGTCTCCACCGTGCGCCGCGATCGCAGCGACCTCGTCGTGCCGTTCGCCTCCGACGAGATCGCGGCGGCCTGCCTCGCGTCGCTCGTCGCGGCCGGCCTCCCCGTGGTGGAGTTCGCTCCCGTCACGGGGCGGCTCGAGCAGACGTTCCTGGGGCTGGGCACACCGGAGGAGCGCGCGTCGTGA
- a CDS encoding ABC transporter permease produces the protein MSTYLSGLGTIVGLELRQRVRSVAWYVLLGVFAVLLLIVTVLAFLVSGNWDAVGGLVYSIVVLFVLLLATLVSPALSGNAINGDRDAATLAPVQVTLATAGQIVLGKFLAAWVTGLAFLAVAVPFILVATIAGGSAPGVIVVSLLVLTAEVGVVAAIGVGLSGVLARPLFSVAVTYLAVAALSIGTLIAFGLGGAAVRTEVVMENRYLVYEGEPPYECGQWETFRSETPRFDLVWGFLAANPYVILADATPTTLDRNGMPVDLFGQIKLGIRFAQQTPEPHPVYDECEGPQGQVAPTPEGILASSTPSWFVGLAIHVLLAAGALWWAWARTRTPAGRLPTGTRIA, from the coding sequence GTGAGCACCTATCTGAGCGGCCTCGGCACGATCGTCGGCCTCGAGCTGCGCCAGCGCGTGCGCAGCGTCGCCTGGTACGTCCTCCTGGGCGTGTTCGCCGTGCTGCTGCTGATCGTGACCGTGCTCGCGTTCCTGGTCTCGGGCAACTGGGACGCGGTGGGCGGCCTCGTGTACTCGATCGTCGTGCTGTTCGTGCTGCTGCTGGCGACGCTCGTGTCGCCGGCCCTGAGCGGCAATGCGATCAACGGCGACCGCGACGCCGCCACGCTCGCGCCCGTCCAGGTCACGCTGGCCACGGCCGGGCAGATCGTGCTCGGCAAGTTCCTCGCGGCCTGGGTCACCGGGCTGGCGTTCCTCGCAGTCGCCGTGCCCTTCATCCTGGTCGCGACGATCGCGGGCGGCAGCGCGCCCGGCGTGATCGTGGTGTCGCTGCTCGTGCTGACAGCCGAGGTGGGCGTGGTCGCCGCGATCGGCGTGGGACTGTCCGGCGTGCTGGCGCGACCGCTGTTCTCGGTCGCGGTGACCTACCTGGCGGTGGCGGCCCTGAGCATCGGCACGCTGATCGCGTTCGGCCTGGGCGGCGCGGCCGTGCGCACCGAGGTCGTCATGGAGAACCGCTACCTCGTGTACGAGGGCGAGCCGCCGTACGAGTGCGGGCAGTGGGAGACGTTCCGGTCGGAGACGCCGCGGTTCGACCTCGTGTGGGGCTTCCTGGCCGCGAACCCGTATGTGATCCTGGCGGATGCGACGCCCACGACGCTGGATCGCAACGGCATGCCCGTCGACCTCTTCGGCCAGATCAAGCTCGGCATCCGTTTCGCGCAGCAGACGCCCGAGCCGCACCCGGTGTACGACGAGTGCGAGGGGCCGCAGGGCCAGGTGGCGCCGACGCCCGAGGGCATCCTCGCGTCGTCGACCCCGAGCTGGTTCGTCGGGCTCGCCATCCACGTGCTGCTCGCGGCGGGTGCGCTGTGGTGGGCGTGGGCGCGCACGCGCACGCCCGCCGGCCGCCTGCCGACCGGCACGCGTATCGCCTGA
- a CDS encoding TetR/AcrR family transcriptional regulator translates to MTDGVTIETGVAEAAGRRGPGRPRREGVDERLITAALELIDAGQPVTAAQLVTRSGIGRAAIYRRWPSLTDLVASALDEGRSAHTIPTDGDLHQALYDSFIGTLERGSTGYPEQRMRRRLILGLEDRRLQRAYWDAHVARRRVSTIGALRAGVERGVLRADLDLEACADLLSGVFYYQLVVRGAPMDEPEAIARCRAAFDVIWRGMLPDSAA, encoded by the coding sequence GTGACCGACGGCGTCACGATCGAGACCGGGGTCGCGGAGGCTGCAGGCCGCCGCGGCCCCGGTCGTCCGCGTCGCGAGGGCGTGGACGAGCGCCTGATCACCGCGGCTCTCGAGCTCATCGACGCGGGACAGCCCGTCACGGCCGCGCAGCTCGTGACGCGCAGCGGCATCGGCCGCGCCGCGATCTACCGGCGCTGGCCGTCGCTGACCGACCTCGTCGCGTCCGCGCTCGATGAGGGGCGCTCGGCGCACACGATCCCGACGGACGGCGACCTGCATCAGGCGCTGTACGACTCCTTCATCGGCACCCTGGAGCGCGGATCGACCGGCTACCCCGAGCAGCGGATGCGCCGGCGGCTGATCCTCGGACTGGAGGATCGCCGTCTGCAGCGCGCCTACTGGGACGCGCACGTCGCGCGCCGACGGGTGTCGACGATCGGGGCGCTGCGGGCGGGTGTCGAGCGCGGCGTCCTGCGCGCCGACCTCGACCTGGAGGCGTGCGCCGACCTGCTGAGCGGCGTGTTCTACTACCAGCTCGTGGTGCGGGGTGCGCCGATGGACGAACCCGAGGCGATCGCCCGCTGCCGCGCGGCGTTCGACGTCATCTGGCGCGGCATGCTCCCCGACTCGGCCGCGTAG
- a CDS encoding PhnD/SsuA/transferrin family substrate-binding protein, with protein sequence MHRRALPAAGLLGLSAVLALTGCAGTSADAAASGGTADANEPITFATTPLGDDPAANPVVAFADLIEAETGRTVEVVDVPDYTAVLEALRNHHVDIGFMSGFPSALAVNTGEIDALVAWGGKDEPVSTCIVLDDSPLEKLEDITPETVVAFADPASSSGYFMPVKMLHDAGLEKDVDYTSLFAGDHVMGFQALKQGQADVSCTATLFPTMAGTNPDMFPFEEGETRSIGLSDSMPVSVTVLADQQIDAEKAELLKDVLPRVFVEENAEQLGAMFEAMQGGEAIVDPKPELFQPFVDIAAIADVDISDLG encoded by the coding sequence ATGCACCGCCGTGCTCTCCCCGCTGCCGGCCTTCTCGGCCTGTCCGCCGTGCTCGCGCTCACCGGCTGCGCCGGCACCTCCGCCGACGCCGCGGCGTCCGGCGGGACCGCCGACGCGAACGAGCCGATCACGTTCGCCACCACGCCGCTGGGTGACGACCCGGCCGCCAACCCCGTCGTCGCGTTCGCCGACCTCATCGAGGCGGAGACCGGTCGCACCGTCGAGGTCGTCGATGTCCCCGACTACACCGCGGTGCTCGAGGCGCTGCGCAACCACCACGTCGACATCGGCTTCATGAGCGGGTTCCCGTCCGCGCTCGCCGTCAACACGGGCGAGATCGACGCGCTCGTCGCGTGGGGCGGCAAGGACGAGCCGGTCTCGACCTGCATCGTGCTCGACGACTCGCCGCTGGAGAAGCTCGAGGACATCACGCCCGAGACCGTCGTCGCGTTCGCCGACCCGGCGTCGAGCTCCGGCTACTTCATGCCCGTCAAGATGCTGCACGACGCGGGCCTCGAGAAGGACGTCGACTACACCAGCCTGTTCGCGGGCGACCACGTGATGGGCTTCCAGGCGCTCAAGCAGGGCCAGGCCGACGTGTCGTGCACCGCCACGCTGTTCCCCACGATGGCCGGCACCAACCCCGACATGTTCCCGTTCGAGGAGGGCGAGACGCGCTCGATCGGACTGAGCGACTCGATGCCCGTCTCGGTCACCGTGCTCGCGGATCAGCAGATCGACGCCGAGAAGGCCGAGCTGCTGAAGGACGTCCTGCCGAGGGTGTTCGTCGAGGAGAACGCCGAGCAGCTCGGCGCGATGTTCGAGGCCATGCAGGGCGGCGAGGCGATCGTCGACCCGAAGCCCGAGCTGTTCCAGCCGTTCGTCGACATCGCCGCGATCGCCGACGTCGACATCTCGGACCTCGGCTGA
- a CDS encoding amino acid ABC transporter substrate-binding protein, which yields MRITRIATVTVASTALLVLAGCSQPAEEGATADGPAALSDGTLVVATEGTYPPFSFHADGSGELTGYDVEVARAVGEKLGVEIEFQETQWDAIFAGLDAGRFETIANQVTINDEREAKYTFSTPYTVSPGVIVVPEDVTDIASFDDLDGKTTAQSLSSNWYALAEESGARVEPVEGWAQSVELLAQGRVDATVNDKLTYLDYVAQNPDAGLKIAAETPEQGEMAFVVTNDNAELAEAIDGALAELSEDGTLAELGEEFFGEDVSE from the coding sequence ATGCGCATCACCCGCATCGCCACTGTGACCGTCGCCTCCACGGCCCTGCTCGTCCTGGCCGGCTGCAGCCAGCCCGCCGAGGAGGGCGCGACCGCCGACGGCCCCGCCGCGCTGTCGGACGGCACGCTCGTCGTCGCGACCGAGGGCACTTACCCTCCCTTCAGCTTCCACGCGGACGGATCGGGCGAGCTCACCGGCTACGACGTCGAGGTCGCGCGTGCCGTCGGCGAGAAGCTGGGCGTCGAGATCGAGTTCCAGGAGACGCAGTGGGATGCGATCTTCGCCGGCCTCGACGCGGGCCGCTTCGAGACCATCGCGAACCAGGTCACGATCAACGACGAGCGCGAGGCGAAGTACACGTTCTCGACGCCGTACACCGTCTCGCCCGGCGTCATCGTGGTGCCGGAGGACGTCACCGACATCGCGTCGTTCGACGACCTCGACGGCAAGACGACGGCGCAGTCGCTCTCCAGCAACTGGTACGCGCTCGCCGAGGAGTCGGGCGCGCGGGTCGAGCCGGTCGAGGGCTGGGCACAGTCGGTCGAGCTGCTCGCGCAGGGCCGAGTCGACGCCACGGTCAACGACAAGCTCACCTACCTCGACTACGTCGCGCAGAACCCCGACGCCGGCCTGAAGATCGCGGCCGAGACGCCGGAGCAGGGCGAGATGGCGTTCGTCGTCACGAACGACAACGCCGAGCTCGCCGAGGCGATCGACGGCGCCCTCGCGGAGCTGTCGGAGGACGGCACGCTCGCCGAGCTGGGCGAGGAGTTCTTCGGCGAGGACGTCAGCGAGTAA
- the phnE gene encoding phosphonate ABC transporter, permease protein PhnE: MSTTSPDRTRAPKPAQPALDPRERARLERSVVMPRARTLLTIPLVVLVLAWSFAGAEFDFVKLGDGTINMGEFLARLFPPTWDKFGIIVELLVETLQMAIVGTVLGTVLSLVIAFGAASNIAPVWLYYPCRWLMNIIRSLPELVFALMFVSAVGLGPFAGILAMTLGSVGSIGKVFAEAMEAVDRGPIVAMQAVGASRRQVVQYGVLPQAAPLLVSYTLLLFEGNVRGATILGMVGAGGIGLELTTAMRMYDYGHLSAIVICIIVLVTVIDQASALIRRKIT; encoded by the coding sequence ATGTCGACGACATCGCCTGATCGCACCCGCGCCCCGAAGCCGGCGCAGCCCGCACTCGACCCGCGCGAGCGCGCACGTCTGGAGCGGTCGGTCGTGATGCCGCGCGCCCGCACGCTGCTCACGATCCCGCTCGTCGTGCTCGTGCTCGCCTGGTCCTTCGCCGGGGCGGAGTTCGACTTCGTGAAGCTCGGCGACGGCACCATCAACATGGGCGAGTTCCTCGCCCGGCTGTTCCCGCCCACCTGGGACAAGTTCGGGATCATCGTCGAGCTCCTCGTCGAGACGCTCCAGATGGCGATCGTCGGCACCGTGCTCGGCACGGTCCTGTCGCTCGTGATCGCCTTCGGCGCCGCGTCGAACATCGCCCCGGTCTGGCTGTACTATCCCTGCCGCTGGCTGATGAACATCATCCGCTCGCTGCCCGAGCTGGTCTTCGCGCTGATGTTCGTGTCGGCCGTCGGTCTCGGCCCGTTCGCGGGCATCCTCGCCATGACCCTGGGGTCGGTGGGATCGATCGGCAAGGTGTTCGCCGAGGCGATGGAGGCCGTCGATCGCGGTCCGATCGTCGCCATGCAGGCCGTCGGAGCCTCGCGCCGGCAGGTCGTGCAGTACGGCGTGCTGCCCCAGGCGGCGCCGCTGCTGGTGTCGTACACGCTGCTGCTGTTCGAGGGGAACGTGCGCGGCGCGACCATCCTCGGCATGGTCGGTGCGGGCGGCATCGGCCTCGAGCTCACCACCGCCATGCGCATGTACGACTACGGCCACCTCAGCGCCATCGTCATCTGCATCATCGTGCTCGTCACGGTCATCGACCAGGCAAGCGCACTCATCAGAAGGAAGATCACGTGA
- a CDS encoding YaeQ family protein, translating into MALGATIHTFDVQLADVDRGVYDELTLRVARHPSETDANMILRVLAYCLEFEEGIAFSEGISSQDEPAVLVRDLTGRVLAWIEVGAPDAERLHHGSKLADRTVVYTQREPAKLLASWAGKRIHRADELVLHTFDPGFVDGAVAALERRNTVTLSITERQLYLELNGTSLTSAVHDHRLG; encoded by the coding sequence ATGGCCCTCGGCGCGACGATCCACACGTTCGATGTGCAGCTGGCGGACGTCGACCGCGGGGTCTACGACGAGCTCACCCTCCGCGTGGCGCGGCATCCGTCGGAGACCGACGCGAACATGATCCTGCGCGTGCTGGCCTACTGCCTCGAGTTCGAGGAGGGCATCGCATTCAGCGAGGGGATCTCGTCGCAGGATGAGCCCGCCGTGCTCGTGCGCGACCTCACGGGCCGCGTCCTCGCGTGGATCGAGGTCGGCGCCCCCGACGCGGAGCGGCTGCACCACGGCAGCAAGCTCGCCGACCGCACGGTCGTCTACACGCAGCGCGAGCCCGCCAAGTTGCTCGCGTCGTGGGCCGGAAAGCGCATCCACCGGGCGGACGAGCTCGTGCTGCACACGTTCGATCCGGGCTTCGTCGACGGCGCCGTCGCGGCGCTCGAGCGTCGCAACACCGTGACGCTGTCGATCACGGAGCGGCAGCTCTACCTCGAGCTGAACGGCACGAGCCTCACGTCCGCGGTCCACGACCACCGGCTGGGCTGA
- a CDS encoding amino acid ABC transporter permease, which translates to MDWQLIGEAFWPLLLGGLTGTIPLTLASFALGLVIALGIALLRLSPNPVLSWIGRAYVSAIRGTPLLVQLFVIFYGLPSLGVTLPPWPSAIIALSMNVGGYAAEIIRAAILSVPRGQWEAGYTVGMSNAVTLRRIILPQAARVSVPPLSNTFISLVKDTSLASTILVTEMFKEAQRIAAFSSEFMTVYILAAFIYWLFCTVLAAVQDRVERRLDRYVAH; encoded by the coding sequence ATGGACTGGCAGCTCATCGGCGAAGCCTTCTGGCCGCTGCTGCTCGGAGGCCTGACCGGCACGATCCCGCTGACGCTGGCGTCGTTCGCGCTGGGACTGGTGATCGCGCTCGGCATCGCCCTGCTGCGGCTGTCGCCCAACCCGGTGCTGTCGTGGATCGGCCGCGCCTACGTCTCGGCGATCCGCGGCACGCCGCTGCTCGTGCAGCTGTTCGTGATCTTCTACGGTCTGCCGTCGCTCGGCGTCACGCTGCCGCCCTGGCCGTCCGCGATCATCGCGCTGTCCATGAACGTCGGCGGCTACGCGGCCGAGATCATCCGCGCCGCGATCCTCTCGGTGCCGCGCGGGCAGTGGGAGGCTGGCTACACGGTCGGCATGTCGAACGCCGTGACGCTGCGCCGGATCATCCTGCCGCAGGCCGCGCGCGTGAGCGTGCCGCCGCTGTCGAACACGTTCATCTCCCTGGTCAAGGACACGTCGCTGGCGTCGACGATCCTCGTCACCGAGATGTTCAAGGAGGCGCAGCGGATCGCGGCCTTCTCGAGCGAGTTCATGACCGTCTACATCCTGGCGGCGTTCATCTACTGGCTGTTCTGCACGGTGCTCGCCGCGGTCCAGGACCGCGTGGAGAGGAGGCTCGACCGCTATGTCGCCCACTGA
- a CDS encoding amino acid ABC transporter ATP-binding protein, whose translation MSPTEDAPLDPRLAELPPTDPSIETPLLRAIDVRKSFGDHEVLRGIDLEVRRGEVVALIGPSGSGKTTVLRSLNGLETPDAGTLAFAGGPRVDFARGVTTSERFAIRDRSAMVFQHHNLFPHRTVIQNVIEGPVTVQREPRAEANARAEELLDRVGLAAKRDAYPHELSGGQQQRVGIVRALALRPDLLLFDEPTSALDPELVGEVLLVMKELADEGWTMVVVTHELQFAREVADEVLFLDGGVVVERGSADQIFREPKNERTRRFLDRILRPFS comes from the coding sequence ATGTCGCCCACTGAGGACGCACCGCTCGACCCCCGTCTCGCCGAGCTGCCGCCGACCGACCCGAGCATCGAGACGCCGCTGCTGCGCGCGATCGACGTGCGCAAGAGCTTCGGAGACCACGAGGTGCTGCGCGGCATCGACCTCGAGGTGCGCCGCGGCGAGGTCGTGGCGCTGATCGGACCGAGCGGCTCGGGCAAGACGACCGTGCTGCGCTCGCTGAACGGACTGGAGACGCCGGATGCCGGCACGCTCGCGTTCGCCGGCGGACCGCGGGTCGACTTCGCGCGCGGCGTGACCACGTCCGAGCGGTTCGCCATCCGCGACCGCTCGGCGATGGTGTTCCAGCATCACAACCTCTTCCCGCACCGCACGGTGATCCAGAACGTCATCGAAGGGCCGGTGACGGTGCAGCGCGAGCCGCGCGCGGAGGCCAACGCCCGCGCGGAGGAGCTGCTCGACCGCGTCGGTCTCGCGGCGAAGCGCGACGCATATCCGCACGAGCTGTCCGGCGGCCAGCAGCAGCGCGTCGGCATCGTGCGCGCGCTCGCGCTGCGTCCCGATCTGCTGCTGTTCGACGAGCCGACCTCCGCGCTCGATCCCGAGCTCGTGGGTGAGGTGCTGCTCGTCATGAAGGAGCTCGCGGACGAGGGCTGGACCATGGTCGTCGTGACGCACGAGCTGCAGTTCGCGCGAGAGGTCGCCGACGAGGTGCTGTTCCTCGACGGCGGCGTCGTGGTCGAGCGCGGCTCCGCGGATCAGATCTTCCGCGAGCCCAAGAACGAGCGCACGCGGCGCTTCCTCGACCGGATCCTGCGGCCCTTCTCCTGA
- the phnC gene encoding phosphonate ABC transporter ATP-binding protein, translating to MSAADSAVAPTTAELRQQLPLVTVRDLRVAYGDGPVVLDGVDLDLHPGEVVALLGSSGSGKSTLMRTLTGFAPLGSGAVRVAGHDVANLQRGELRRLRADVGQVFQQFNLIGRLSVLTNVLTGALHDAGPLNLVGGFSSAHRTRALELLDRVGIAHKAKDEARSLSGGQQQRVAIARALMQQPKLILADEPVASLDPKLSHTVLDLLQRIAREDGIPVLVSLHVLPLALAHSDRIVGLRHGRIVVSGRASELDAATLAPIYEHDEEDDDVDDIA from the coding sequence ATGAGCGCGGCCGACTCCGCCGTCGCCCCCACGACGGCCGAGCTGCGACAGCAGCTGCCGCTCGTCACCGTGCGCGACCTGCGTGTCGCGTACGGTGACGGGCCGGTCGTCCTCGACGGCGTCGACCTCGATCTGCACCCGGGCGAGGTCGTGGCGCTGCTCGGATCCAGCGGATCCGGGAAGTCGACGCTGATGAGGACGCTCACCGGATTCGCGCCGCTCGGGTCGGGCGCCGTGCGGGTCGCGGGCCACGACGTGGCGAACCTGCAGCGCGGAGAGCTGCGCCGCCTCCGCGCCGACGTGGGCCAGGTCTTCCAGCAGTTCAACCTCATCGGCCGCCTCAGCGTGCTCACCAACGTGCTCACGGGCGCGCTGCACGACGCCGGCCCCCTCAACCTCGTCGGCGGATTCTCGAGCGCGCACCGCACGCGCGCGCTCGAGCTGCTCGACCGGGTCGGCATCGCCCACAAGGCGAAGGACGAGGCGCGCTCCCTGTCGGGCGGTCAGCAGCAGCGCGTCGCGATCGCGCGGGCGCTGATGCAGCAGCCGAAGCTGATCCTCGCCGACGAGCCCGTCGCCTCGCTCGACCCGAAGCTGTCGCACACCGTGCTCGACCTGCTGCAGCGGATCGCGCGCGAGGACGGCATCCCGGTGCTCGTGAGCCTGCACGTGCTGCCGCTCGCGCTCGCCCACTCCGACCGGATCGTCGGGCTGCGTCACGGCCGCATCGTCGTGTCGGGTCGCGCGTCCGAACTGGACGCCGCCACCCTGGCGCCGATCTACGAGCACGACGAGGAGGACGACGATGTCGACGACATCGCCTGA
- the rpsF gene encoding 30S ribosomal protein S6, with the protein MTHQYELMAILQPEIDERQVPTIVDKFLTVITESGGTIENIDIWGKRRLAYEIQKKNEGIYAVVNFTATSEATQELDRQLGLNEQIMRTKVLRAEEAIAMVASEAKRAEERAARKTAAKA; encoded by the coding sequence GTGACGCACCAGTACGAGCTCATGGCCATCCTGCAGCCGGAGATCGACGAGCGCCAGGTTCCCACGATCGTCGACAAGTTCCTGACGGTGATCACCGAGTCCGGTGGCACCATCGAGAACATCGACATCTGGGGCAAGCGCCGTCTGGCCTACGAGATCCAGAAGAAGAACGAGGGCATCTACGCCGTCGTGAACTTCACCGCGACCAGCGAGGCCACCCAGGAGCTGGACCGCCAGCTGGGCCTCAACGAGCAGATCATGCGCACCAAGGTGCTGCGCGCCGAGGAGGCCATCGCGATGGTCGCTTCCGAGGCGAAGCGCGCCGAGGAGCGTGCCGCTCGCAAGACGGCGGCGAAGGCCTAA
- a CDS encoding tyrosine-protein phosphatase, producing the protein MTLTDNSAPLDAAALETVALELSAPVNLRDLGGTPVAGGTVRPGFAIRADDLSYVTEDVAARLVDAGLTSVIDLRSNFEARITGRGPLADHAVTYHHVSLLGDLTRAGDLGGPDYRRTYVPMYVGMFEGAAPLIVNALAVMATAPGTVAFHCAAGKDRTGVLAASLLLALGADDDTIVEDYGRTGPNLDAIMSRTRAVVGPMMQAMGIDLDPAVLAAGERAFSADAMRGTLEELRARHDGDALAPVRRAGLSDALIDMLRAKAVV; encoded by the coding sequence GTGACCCTCACAGACAACTCCGCCCCGCTCGACGCCGCTGCGCTCGAGACCGTCGCCCTCGAGCTCAGCGCTCCCGTCAACCTCCGCGACCTCGGCGGCACGCCCGTCGCGGGCGGCACGGTGCGACCGGGCTTCGCGATCCGCGCGGATGACCTGTCGTACGTGACCGAGGACGTCGCGGCCCGGCTGGTCGACGCCGGCCTCACGAGCGTGATCGACCTGCGCTCGAACTTCGAGGCGCGGATCACGGGGCGCGGCCCGCTCGCGGACCACGCCGTGACCTACCACCACGTCTCGCTGCTGGGCGACCTCACACGGGCGGGCGACCTCGGCGGCCCCGACTATCGGCGCACGTATGTGCCGATGTACGTGGGCATGTTCGAGGGCGCGGCGCCGCTGATCGTGAACGCGCTCGCCGTGATGGCGACCGCGCCGGGGACCGTCGCCTTCCACTGCGCGGCGGGCAAGGACCGCACGGGCGTGCTCGCCGCGTCCCTGCTGCTCGCGCTCGGCGCCGACGACGACACGATCGTCGAGGACTACGGGCGCACGGGCCCCAACCTCGACGCCATCATGTCCCGGACCCGCGCCGTGGTCGGCCCGATGATGCAGGCGATGGGGATCGACCTCGACCCGGCCGTGCTCGCGGCCGGAGAGCGCGCCTTCTCCGCCGACGCGATGCGCGGCACGCTCGAGGAGCTGCGCGCGCGGCACGACGGCGACGCGCTCGCGCCCGTGCGGCGTGCCGGCCTGAGCGACGCGCTGATCGACATGCTGCGCGCGAAGGCGGTCGTGTGA